One window of Parambassis ranga chromosome 3, fParRan2.1, whole genome shotgun sequence genomic DNA carries:
- the LOC114433093 gene encoding nuclear factor 7, brain-like, which produces MAERTLLENYLSCRVCSETFRDPVTLSCSHSFCSSCLQKIWEQTSNKNCPICERRSQQLNPSINPSLRELADCFAKSKSTSSDETEAKKMKKVKEEEEEVICDKHSEVPYWFCEDEQRVVCPVCEFSLHQTHKVVPVEQAVKDLKEQLKSDLKSLQDKRDKHKQVEDTYSEMSQHVKKQLLSTEAQIRAEFNKLHQFLREEEESRLAALREEEEQKMKTISREMKRIQKQMCSLSDSISAVEEELQKQQVSFLSSYKDTQSRARAQSSLSDPQLVSGALIDVAKHLGNLSFRVWEKMKDKVHFSPVILDPNTAHRCLCLSDDLTSVRSGGTWQKLPDNPERNTKCADVLGSEGFSSGKHSWEVEVGGHPSWNVGLVKESVERKVKILVSSKYGFWCLWHRNGKYSDGVGKTVRVQKSLQRIRVQLDYDRGQVSFYNSVDMTHIYTHRDTFTEKLLPYFSVGDAAGAETTDVKVCQSEVSLRCLGM; this is translated from the coding sequence ATGGCTGAGAGAACTCTTCTTGAAAACTACCTGAGCTGCCGTGTGTGCTCAGAGACCTTCAGAGATcctgtgactctgagctgcagccacagcttctgTTCAAGCTGCCTGCAGAAAATCTGGGAACAAACTTCAAACAAAAACTGTCCCATCTGTGAAAGAAGATCACAGCAGttaaatccatccattaatcctTCTCTGAGGGAGCTGGCTGACTGCTTTGCTAAAAGCAAGAGTACCAGTTCAGATGAGACGGAGgcgaagaaaatgaagaaagtaaaagaggaggaggaggaggtgatctGTGACAAACACTCAGAGGTACCTTACTGGttctgtgaggacgagcagagagtTGTGTGTCCCgtctgtgagttttctctgcaccagactcacaaagtggttcctgtagaacaagcagtcaaagacctgaaggagcagctgaaatctgacttaaagtctctgcaggacaagagggacaaacacaaacaagtggaggacacatacagtgaaatgtctcaacacgtcaagaagcagctgctgtccaCAGAGGcgcagatcagagcagagttcaacaagctccaccagttcctgagagaggaagaggagtccagactggcagctctgagggaggaagaggagcagaagatgaagactatcagcagagagatgaagaggattcaGAAGCAGATGTGCTCTCTGTCggacagcatctctgctgttgaagaagagctgcagaaacagcaggtgtcgttcctcagcagttataaagacactcagagcagagccagagcccagagctcactgtcagacccacagctggtctcaggagcactaatagatgtggccaaacacctgggcaacctgtccttcagagtctgggagaagatgaaggacaagGTCCACTTCAGTCCCGTCATTCTGGACCCTAACACtgcacacaggtgtctctgtctgtctgatgatCTGACCAGTGTGAGAAGTGGAGGCACGTGGCAGAAgcttcctgataatccagagagaaACACTAAATGTGCTGATGTTTTAGGCTCTGAGGGCTTCAGCTCAGGGAAGcacagctgggaggtggaggtgggaggcCATCCATCCTGGAACGTGGGTTTAGTTAAAGAGTCAGTTGAGAGAAAGGTAAAGATATTAGTTTCGTCAAAATATGGATTCTGGTGTTTATGGCATCGCAATGGAAAATACTCTGATGGTGTTGGTAAGACTGTCAGAGTGCAGAAGAgtctccagaggatcagagtccagCTTGACTATGACAGGGGGCAGGTGTCCTTCTACAACTCTGTAGACATGACTCACAtctacactcacagagacactttcactgagaaactcCTCCCGTATTTTAGTGTCGGAGATGCTGCCGGTGCAGAAACCACTGATGTCAaagtgtgtcagtctgaggtttctctCAGATGTTTAGGGATGTGA